In a single window of the Gossypium hirsutum isolate 1008001.06 chromosome A13, Gossypium_hirsutum_v2.1, whole genome shotgun sequence genome:
- the LOC107940810 gene encoding ecotropic viral integration site 5 protein homolog isoform X2 yields MTSSTSTTTATTTTKTVNPHLTFEHKRDAYGFAVRPQHVQRYREYANIYREEEEERSGRWNDFLERHADYAQLLTNEMPSEGRKEVSHIEVTEDGNNEARKGVEGDDLCKKKLGSDSLSAKDDAEKEKVLPAPEKRGRQTAIWTEIRPSLLAIEDMMSTRVKKGRLSEEEQETSRVKPLSLAEDARFSKGSSEDDSEDEFFYAERSDPVRDAPTLDRTGTITGAAANAAPTKSSFPWKEELKVLVRGGVPMALRGEIWQAFVGVRRRRVENYYQNLLANETNSGNNTNQKSYQSDGKGSATKSACGPEKWKGQIEKDLPRTFPGHPALDDDGRNALRRLLTAYARHNPSVGYCQAMNFFAAFLLLLMPEENAFWTLKGIIDEYFDGYFSEEMIESQVDQLVFEELVRERFPKLGLFFQYSSFLVFEISQMLSFHHVFLGRQFMIDNFMFIAVSHLDHLGVQVAWVTGPWFLSIFMNMLPWESVLRVWDVFLFEGNRVMLFRTALALIEFYGPELLTTKDAGDAVTLLQSLASSTFDSSQLVLSACMGYENVNEQVLLELREKHRSVVKAAVDERLRGLQIWRESQGRASKLYGFKHDSMSALRKTSKTGELVDSKTNGDLSRSKSESMNEDENLLCLTGDAKSDSVPDLQQQVVGLKVELCRLLEEKRSAVLRSDELETALMEMVKQDNRRQLCARVEQLEQEVGELRKALFEKTEQETAMLQILMRVEQDQKETEDARRFAEQNAAAQRYSVEVLREKYEKAIAALAEMEKRAVMAESMVEATLHYHSGQNKAQPSLSLRSPQPNSPPRNNQELQQENPTSKLNLLARPFVLGWRDRIKGKISNADRPNDGKSSSEDQNTATQQETNIKENNAGNTDDKEANGNEVHVFSRIMSLNFQKSTSWREAWK; encoded by the exons ATGACATCCTCCACCTCCACTACCACCGCAACCACCACCACCAAAACCGTGAACCCCCATTTAACCTTCGAACACAAGAG gGATGCGTATGGATTTGCTGTGAGGCCTCAGCATGTACAAAGATACCGAGAATATGCTAATATCTACAGG GAAGAAGAGGAGGAAAGATCAGGTAGGTGGAATGATTTCTTGGAACGCCATGCAGATTATGCTCAATTGCTTACCAATGAGATGCCCTCGGAGGGAAGAAAGGAGGTCTCGCACATTGAAGTTACAGAGGATGGGAATAATGAAGCACGAAAGGGAGTTGAAGGAGATGATTTATGCAAAAAGAAGTTGGGTTCTGATAGTCTGTCTGCTAAGGATGATGCAGAAAAAGAGAAGGTGCTGCCTGCTCCAGAGAAAAGAGGTCGTCAAACTGCAATATGGACTGAAATTAGACCATCCCTTCTGGCCATTGAAGATATGATGAGTACTCGCGTAAAGAAAGGCCGTTTATCTGAAGAAGAGCAAGAAACCAGTCGAGTAAAGCCACTATCTCTTGCAGAAGATGCTAGATTCAGTAAGGGATCATCAGAAGATGATTCTGAGGATGAATTTTTTTATGCTGAGAGATCTGACCCAGTTCGGGATGCCCCTACACTTGACAGAACCGGAACTATAACAGGTGCTGCTGCAAATGCAGCTCCTACAAAATCTTCATTTCCCTGGAAAGAAGAGTTGAAAGTTCTTGTCCGTGGTGGAGTACCAATGGCTCTTAGGGGAGAG ATTTGGCAAGCCTTTGTTGGTGTAAGGAGACGCCGAGTAGAAAATTATTACCAGAATCTGCTTGCCAATGAAACTAACTCTGGCAATAACACCAATCAAAAGAGCTACCAGTCAGATGGTAAGGGTTCAGCCACCAAGTCTGCATGTGGGCCTGAGAAATGGAAGGGGCAGATTGAGAAG GATTTGCCACGAACGTTCCCTGGTCACCCTGCTCTGGATGATGATGGTAGAAATGCTTTGCGACGTTTACTTACAGCCTATGCTCGACATAACCCCTCTGTTGGATACTGTCAG GCCATGAATTTCTTTGCTGCCTTTTTACTCCTCTTGATGCCTGAAGAAAATGCGTTCTG GACTTTGAAGGGTATTATCGATGAGTATTTTGATGGCTATTTCTCGGAGGAAATGATTGAGTCTCAG GTTGACCAACTTGTTTTTGAAGAGTTGGTGCGTGAGAGATTTCCAAAACTTGGTTTGTTTTTTCAATATTCGTCCTTTCTTGTGTTTGAAATTTCTCAGATGTTATCTTTCCATCATGTTTTTTTGGGCAGGCAGTTTATGATTGACAATTTCATGTTTATTGCAGTCAGTCATCTAGATCACCTGGGAGTACAAGTGGCGTGGGTTACTGGACCATGGTTCCTTTCCATTTTTATGAACATGCTTCCATGGGAAAGTG TGCTTCGAGTCTGGGATGTGTTCCTATTTGAAGGAAATCGTGTTATGCTGTTTAGGACAGCACTTGCTCTTATAGAGTTTTATG GCCCTGAATTGCTTACAACTAAGGATGCGGGAGATGCAGTTACTTTACTACAATCATTAGCTAGCTCAACATTTGACAGCAGTCAACTCGTATTGTCAGCTTGTATGGGTTACGAAAATGTAAATGAACAAGTATTACTTGAGTTAAGGGAGAAGCACCGGTCAGTTGTAAAAGCTGCAGTTGATGAAAGATTAAGGGGGCTTCAAATTTGGAGGGAATCACAGGGCCGGGCATCTAAGCTATATGGTTTTAAGCATGATTCTATGTCAGCGCTTAGGAAAACAAGTAAGACAGGAGAATTGGTTGATTCAAAAACTAATGGAGATCTTTCACGTTCCAAGTCCGAATCAATGAATGAGGATGAAAATCTTCTTTGTCTGACAGGAGATGCTAAGTCGGATTCTGTTCCAGATCTTCAACAGCAG GTTGTAGGGTTAAAGGTCGAGTTGTGCAGGTTGCTGGAAGAGAAAAGATCAGCTGTTCTCag ATCTGATGAACTGGAGACAGCATTGATGGAGATGGTTAAGCAGGACAATCGACGCCAATTATGTGCTAGG GTAGAGCAATTAGAGCAAGAAGTTGGTGAGCTTCGTAAGGCACTGTTTGAGAAGACTGAACAAGAAACTGCAATGCTTCAG ATCCTAATGCGAGTTGAGCAAGATCAAAAGGAAACAGAAGATGCTCGTAGATTTGCCGAACAAAATGCAGCCGCACAGAGATATTCTGTTGAAGTGCTTCGG GAAAAGTATGAAAAGGCCATTGCTGCGCTTGCTGAAATGGAGAAAAGAGCGGTAATGGCAGAATCAATGGTGGAGGCTACCTTACATTACCATTCTGGACAAAATAAAGCTCAGCCGTCTCTTTCTCTACG ATCACCCCAGCCAAATTCACCACCACGCAACAATCAAGAGCTACAACAAGAGAATCCTACCAGCAAGCTTAATTTACTTGCTCGACCATTTGTACTTGGCTGGCGCGACAGAATCAAG GGAAAGATCAGTAATGCTGATCGACCAAATGATGGGAAGTCCTCTAGTGAAGATCAGAATACTGCAACACAGCAGGAAACAAACATTAAGGAAAACAACGCCGGGAATACAGATGACAAGGAAGCAAATGGCAACGAAGTTCATG ttttttcTCGTATCATGTCTCTCAACTTTCAGAAGTCCACATCATGGAGGGAAGCATGGAAGTAA
- the LOC107940810 gene encoding ecotropic viral integration site 5 protein homolog isoform X6, which yields MTSSTSTTTATTTTKTVNPHLTFEHKRDAYGFAVRPQHVQRYREYANIYREEEEERSGRWNDFLERHADYAQLLTNEMPSEGRKEVSHIEVTEDGNNEARKGVEGDDLCKKKLGSDSLSAKDDAEKEKVLPAPEKRGRQTAIWTEIRPSLLAIEDMMSTRVKKGRLSEEEQETSRVKPLSLAEDARFSKGSSEDDSEDEFFYAERSDPVRDAPTLDRTGTITGAAANAAPTKSSFPWKEELKVLVRGGVPMALRGEIWQAFVGVRRRRVENYYQNLLANETNSGNNTNQKSYQSDGKGSATKSACGPEKWKGQIEKDLPRTFPGHPALDDDGRNALRRLLTAYARHNPSVGYCQAMNFFAAFLLLLMPEENAFWTLKGIIDEYFDGYFSEEMIESQVDQLVFEELVRERFPKLVSHLDHLGVQVAWVTGPWFLSIFMNMLPWESVLRVWDVFLFEGNRVMLFRTALALIEFYGPELLTTKDAGDAVTLLQSLASSTFDSSQLVLSACMGYENVNEQVLLELREKHRSVVKAAVDERLRGLQIWRESQGRASKLYGFKHDSMSALRKTSKTGELVDSKTNGDLSRSKSESMNEDENLLCLTGDAKSDSVPDLQQQVVGLKVELCRLLEEKRSAVLRSDELETALMEMVKQDNRRQLCARVEQLEQEVGELRKALFEKTEQETAMLQILMRVEQDQKETEDARRFAEQNAAAQRYSVEVLREKYEKAIAALAEMEKRAVMAESMVEATLHYHSGQNKAQPSLSLRSPQPNSPPRNNQELQQENPTSKLNLLARPFVLGWRDRIKGKISNADRPNDGKSSSEDQNTATQQETNIKENNAGNTDDKEANGNEVHVFSRIMSLNFQKSTSWREAWK from the exons ATGACATCCTCCACCTCCACTACCACCGCAACCACCACCACCAAAACCGTGAACCCCCATTTAACCTTCGAACACAAGAG gGATGCGTATGGATTTGCTGTGAGGCCTCAGCATGTACAAAGATACCGAGAATATGCTAATATCTACAGG GAAGAAGAGGAGGAAAGATCAGGTAGGTGGAATGATTTCTTGGAACGCCATGCAGATTATGCTCAATTGCTTACCAATGAGATGCCCTCGGAGGGAAGAAAGGAGGTCTCGCACATTGAAGTTACAGAGGATGGGAATAATGAAGCACGAAAGGGAGTTGAAGGAGATGATTTATGCAAAAAGAAGTTGGGTTCTGATAGTCTGTCTGCTAAGGATGATGCAGAAAAAGAGAAGGTGCTGCCTGCTCCAGAGAAAAGAGGTCGTCAAACTGCAATATGGACTGAAATTAGACCATCCCTTCTGGCCATTGAAGATATGATGAGTACTCGCGTAAAGAAAGGCCGTTTATCTGAAGAAGAGCAAGAAACCAGTCGAGTAAAGCCACTATCTCTTGCAGAAGATGCTAGATTCAGTAAGGGATCATCAGAAGATGATTCTGAGGATGAATTTTTTTATGCTGAGAGATCTGACCCAGTTCGGGATGCCCCTACACTTGACAGAACCGGAACTATAACAGGTGCTGCTGCAAATGCAGCTCCTACAAAATCTTCATTTCCCTGGAAAGAAGAGTTGAAAGTTCTTGTCCGTGGTGGAGTACCAATGGCTCTTAGGGGAGAG ATTTGGCAAGCCTTTGTTGGTGTAAGGAGACGCCGAGTAGAAAATTATTACCAGAATCTGCTTGCCAATGAAACTAACTCTGGCAATAACACCAATCAAAAGAGCTACCAGTCAGATGGTAAGGGTTCAGCCACCAAGTCTGCATGTGGGCCTGAGAAATGGAAGGGGCAGATTGAGAAG GATTTGCCACGAACGTTCCCTGGTCACCCTGCTCTGGATGATGATGGTAGAAATGCTTTGCGACGTTTACTTACAGCCTATGCTCGACATAACCCCTCTGTTGGATACTGTCAG GCCATGAATTTCTTTGCTGCCTTTTTACTCCTCTTGATGCCTGAAGAAAATGCGTTCTG GACTTTGAAGGGTATTATCGATGAGTATTTTGATGGCTATTTCTCGGAGGAAATGATTGAGTCTCAG GTTGACCAACTTGTTTTTGAAGAGTTGGTGCGTGAGAGATTTCCAAAACTTG TCAGTCATCTAGATCACCTGGGAGTACAAGTGGCGTGGGTTACTGGACCATGGTTCCTTTCCATTTTTATGAACATGCTTCCATGGGAAAGTG TGCTTCGAGTCTGGGATGTGTTCCTATTTGAAGGAAATCGTGTTATGCTGTTTAGGACAGCACTTGCTCTTATAGAGTTTTATG GCCCTGAATTGCTTACAACTAAGGATGCGGGAGATGCAGTTACTTTACTACAATCATTAGCTAGCTCAACATTTGACAGCAGTCAACTCGTATTGTCAGCTTGTATGGGTTACGAAAATGTAAATGAACAAGTATTACTTGAGTTAAGGGAGAAGCACCGGTCAGTTGTAAAAGCTGCAGTTGATGAAAGATTAAGGGGGCTTCAAATTTGGAGGGAATCACAGGGCCGGGCATCTAAGCTATATGGTTTTAAGCATGATTCTATGTCAGCGCTTAGGAAAACAAGTAAGACAGGAGAATTGGTTGATTCAAAAACTAATGGAGATCTTTCACGTTCCAAGTCCGAATCAATGAATGAGGATGAAAATCTTCTTTGTCTGACAGGAGATGCTAAGTCGGATTCTGTTCCAGATCTTCAACAGCAG GTTGTAGGGTTAAAGGTCGAGTTGTGCAGGTTGCTGGAAGAGAAAAGATCAGCTGTTCTCag ATCTGATGAACTGGAGACAGCATTGATGGAGATGGTTAAGCAGGACAATCGACGCCAATTATGTGCTAGG GTAGAGCAATTAGAGCAAGAAGTTGGTGAGCTTCGTAAGGCACTGTTTGAGAAGACTGAACAAGAAACTGCAATGCTTCAG ATCCTAATGCGAGTTGAGCAAGATCAAAAGGAAACAGAAGATGCTCGTAGATTTGCCGAACAAAATGCAGCCGCACAGAGATATTCTGTTGAAGTGCTTCGG GAAAAGTATGAAAAGGCCATTGCTGCGCTTGCTGAAATGGAGAAAAGAGCGGTAATGGCAGAATCAATGGTGGAGGCTACCTTACATTACCATTCTGGACAAAATAAAGCTCAGCCGTCTCTTTCTCTACG ATCACCCCAGCCAAATTCACCACCACGCAACAATCAAGAGCTACAACAAGAGAATCCTACCAGCAAGCTTAATTTACTTGCTCGACCATTTGTACTTGGCTGGCGCGACAGAATCAAG GGAAAGATCAGTAATGCTGATCGACCAAATGATGGGAAGTCCTCTAGTGAAGATCAGAATACTGCAACACAGCAGGAAACAAACATTAAGGAAAACAACGCCGGGAATACAGATGACAAGGAAGCAAATGGCAACGAAGTTCATG ttttttcTCGTATCATGTCTCTCAACTTTCAGAAGTCCACATCATGGAGGGAAGCATGGAAGTAA
- the LOC107940810 gene encoding ecotropic viral integration site 5 protein homolog isoform X3 has product MLFSTVTRQSSDADFRDAYGFAVRPQHVQRYREYANIYREEEEERSGRWNDFLERHADYAQLLTNEMPSEGRKEVSHIEVTEDGNNEARKGVEGDDLCKKKLGSDSLSAKDDAEKEKVLPAPEKRGRQTAIWTEIRPSLLAIEDMMSTRVKKGRLSEEEQETSRVKPLSLAEDARFSKGSSEDDSEDEFFYAERSDPVRDAPTLDRTGTITGAAANAAPTKSSFPWKEELKVLVRGGVPMALRGEIWQAFVGVRRRRVENYYQNLLANETNSGNNTNQKSYQSDGKGSATKSACGPEKWKGQIEKDLPRTFPGHPALDDDGRNALRRLLTAYARHNPSVGYCQAMNFFAAFLLLLMPEENAFWTLKGIIDEYFDGYFSEEMIESQVDQLVFEELVRERFPKLGLFFQYSSFLVFEISQMLSFHHVFLGRQFMIDNFMFIAVSHLDHLGVQVAWVTGPWFLSIFMNMLPWESVLRVWDVFLFEGNRVMLFRTALALIEFYGPELLTTKDAGDAVTLLQSLASSTFDSSQLVLSACMGYENVNEQVLLELREKHRSVVKAAVDERLRGLQIWRESQGRASKLYGFKHDSMSALRKTSKTGELVDSKTNGDLSRSKSESMNEDENLLCLTGDAKSDSVPDLQQQVVGLKVELCRLLEEKRSAVLRSDELETALMEMVKQDNRRQLCARVEQLEQEVGELRKALFEKTEQETAMLQILMRVEQDQKETEDARRFAEQNAAAQRYSVEVLREKYEKAIAALAEMEKRAVMAESMVEATLHYHSGQNKAQPSLSLRSPQPNSPPRNNQELQQENPTSKLNLLARPFVLGWRDRIKGKISNADRPNDGKSSSEDQNTATQQETNIKENNAGNTDDKEANGNEVHVFSRIMSLNFQKSTSWREAWK; this is encoded by the exons ATGTTGTTTTCTACCGTAACTCGGCAATCTTCGGATGCCGATTTCAG gGATGCGTATGGATTTGCTGTGAGGCCTCAGCATGTACAAAGATACCGAGAATATGCTAATATCTACAGG GAAGAAGAGGAGGAAAGATCAGGTAGGTGGAATGATTTCTTGGAACGCCATGCAGATTATGCTCAATTGCTTACCAATGAGATGCCCTCGGAGGGAAGAAAGGAGGTCTCGCACATTGAAGTTACAGAGGATGGGAATAATGAAGCACGAAAGGGAGTTGAAGGAGATGATTTATGCAAAAAGAAGTTGGGTTCTGATAGTCTGTCTGCTAAGGATGATGCAGAAAAAGAGAAGGTGCTGCCTGCTCCAGAGAAAAGAGGTCGTCAAACTGCAATATGGACTGAAATTAGACCATCCCTTCTGGCCATTGAAGATATGATGAGTACTCGCGTAAAGAAAGGCCGTTTATCTGAAGAAGAGCAAGAAACCAGTCGAGTAAAGCCACTATCTCTTGCAGAAGATGCTAGATTCAGTAAGGGATCATCAGAAGATGATTCTGAGGATGAATTTTTTTATGCTGAGAGATCTGACCCAGTTCGGGATGCCCCTACACTTGACAGAACCGGAACTATAACAGGTGCTGCTGCAAATGCAGCTCCTACAAAATCTTCATTTCCCTGGAAAGAAGAGTTGAAAGTTCTTGTCCGTGGTGGAGTACCAATGGCTCTTAGGGGAGAG ATTTGGCAAGCCTTTGTTGGTGTAAGGAGACGCCGAGTAGAAAATTATTACCAGAATCTGCTTGCCAATGAAACTAACTCTGGCAATAACACCAATCAAAAGAGCTACCAGTCAGATGGTAAGGGTTCAGCCACCAAGTCTGCATGTGGGCCTGAGAAATGGAAGGGGCAGATTGAGAAG GATTTGCCACGAACGTTCCCTGGTCACCCTGCTCTGGATGATGATGGTAGAAATGCTTTGCGACGTTTACTTACAGCCTATGCTCGACATAACCCCTCTGTTGGATACTGTCAG GCCATGAATTTCTTTGCTGCCTTTTTACTCCTCTTGATGCCTGAAGAAAATGCGTTCTG GACTTTGAAGGGTATTATCGATGAGTATTTTGATGGCTATTTCTCGGAGGAAATGATTGAGTCTCAG GTTGACCAACTTGTTTTTGAAGAGTTGGTGCGTGAGAGATTTCCAAAACTTGGTTTGTTTTTTCAATATTCGTCCTTTCTTGTGTTTGAAATTTCTCAGATGTTATCTTTCCATCATGTTTTTTTGGGCAGGCAGTTTATGATTGACAATTTCATGTTTATTGCAGTCAGTCATCTAGATCACCTGGGAGTACAAGTGGCGTGGGTTACTGGACCATGGTTCCTTTCCATTTTTATGAACATGCTTCCATGGGAAAGTG TGCTTCGAGTCTGGGATGTGTTCCTATTTGAAGGAAATCGTGTTATGCTGTTTAGGACAGCACTTGCTCTTATAGAGTTTTATG GCCCTGAATTGCTTACAACTAAGGATGCGGGAGATGCAGTTACTTTACTACAATCATTAGCTAGCTCAACATTTGACAGCAGTCAACTCGTATTGTCAGCTTGTATGGGTTACGAAAATGTAAATGAACAAGTATTACTTGAGTTAAGGGAGAAGCACCGGTCAGTTGTAAAAGCTGCAGTTGATGAAAGATTAAGGGGGCTTCAAATTTGGAGGGAATCACAGGGCCGGGCATCTAAGCTATATGGTTTTAAGCATGATTCTATGTCAGCGCTTAGGAAAACAAGTAAGACAGGAGAATTGGTTGATTCAAAAACTAATGGAGATCTTTCACGTTCCAAGTCCGAATCAATGAATGAGGATGAAAATCTTCTTTGTCTGACAGGAGATGCTAAGTCGGATTCTGTTCCAGATCTTCAACAGCAG GTTGTAGGGTTAAAGGTCGAGTTGTGCAGGTTGCTGGAAGAGAAAAGATCAGCTGTTCTCag ATCTGATGAACTGGAGACAGCATTGATGGAGATGGTTAAGCAGGACAATCGACGCCAATTATGTGCTAGG GTAGAGCAATTAGAGCAAGAAGTTGGTGAGCTTCGTAAGGCACTGTTTGAGAAGACTGAACAAGAAACTGCAATGCTTCAG ATCCTAATGCGAGTTGAGCAAGATCAAAAGGAAACAGAAGATGCTCGTAGATTTGCCGAACAAAATGCAGCCGCACAGAGATATTCTGTTGAAGTGCTTCGG GAAAAGTATGAAAAGGCCATTGCTGCGCTTGCTGAAATGGAGAAAAGAGCGGTAATGGCAGAATCAATGGTGGAGGCTACCTTACATTACCATTCTGGACAAAATAAAGCTCAGCCGTCTCTTTCTCTACG ATCACCCCAGCCAAATTCACCACCACGCAACAATCAAGAGCTACAACAAGAGAATCCTACCAGCAAGCTTAATTTACTTGCTCGACCATTTGTACTTGGCTGGCGCGACAGAATCAAG GGAAAGATCAGTAATGCTGATCGACCAAATGATGGGAAGTCCTCTAGTGAAGATCAGAATACTGCAACACAGCAGGAAACAAACATTAAGGAAAACAACGCCGGGAATACAGATGACAAGGAAGCAAATGGCAACGAAGTTCATG ttttttcTCGTATCATGTCTCTCAACTTTCAGAAGTCCACATCATGGAGGGAAGCATGGAAGTAA
- the LOC107940810 gene encoding ecotropic viral integration site 5 protein homolog isoform X4, whose translation MLFFTVTRQSSDADFRDAYGFAVRPQHVQRYREYANIYREEEEERSGRWNDFLERHADYAQLLTNEMPSEGRKEVSHIEVTEDGNNEARKGVEGDDLCKKKLGSDSLSAKDDAEKEKVLPAPEKRGRQTAIWTEIRPSLLAIEDMMSTRVKKGRLSEEEQETSRVKPLSLAEDARFSKGSSEDDSEDEFFYAERSDPVRDAPTLDRTGTITGAAANAAPTKSSFPWKEELKVLVRGGVPMALRGEIWQAFVGVRRRRVENYYQNLLANETNSGNNTNQKSYQSDGKGSATKSACGPEKWKGQIEKDLPRTFPGHPALDDDGRNALRRLLTAYARHNPSVGYCQAMNFFAAFLLLLMPEENAFWTLKGIIDEYFDGYFSEEMIESQVDQLVFEELVRERFPKLGLFFQYSSFLVFEISQMLSFHHVFLGRQFMIDNFMFIAVSHLDHLGVQVAWVTGPWFLSIFMNMLPWESVLRVWDVFLFEGNRVMLFRTALALIEFYGPELLTTKDAGDAVTLLQSLASSTFDSSQLVLSACMGYENVNEQVLLELREKHRSVVKAAVDERLRGLQIWRESQGRASKLYGFKHDSMSALRKTSKTGELVDSKTNGDLSRSKSESMNEDENLLCLTGDAKSDSVPDLQQQVVGLKVELCRLLEEKRSAVLRSDELETALMEMVKQDNRRQLCARVEQLEQEVGELRKALFEKTEQETAMLQILMRVEQDQKETEDARRFAEQNAAAQRYSVEVLREKYEKAIAALAEMEKRAVMAESMVEATLHYHSGQNKAQPSLSLRSPQPNSPPRNNQELQQENPTSKLNLLARPFVLGWRDRIKGKISNADRPNDGKSSSEDQNTATQQETNIKENNAGNTDDKEANGNEVHVFSRIMSLNFQKSTSWREAWK comes from the exons ATGTTGTTTTTTACCGTAACTCGGCAATCTTCGGATGCCGATTTCAG gGATGCGTATGGATTTGCTGTGAGGCCTCAGCATGTACAAAGATACCGAGAATATGCTAATATCTACAGG GAAGAAGAGGAGGAAAGATCAGGTAGGTGGAATGATTTCTTGGAACGCCATGCAGATTATGCTCAATTGCTTACCAATGAGATGCCCTCGGAGGGAAGAAAGGAGGTCTCGCACATTGAAGTTACAGAGGATGGGAATAATGAAGCACGAAAGGGAGTTGAAGGAGATGATTTATGCAAAAAGAAGTTGGGTTCTGATAGTCTGTCTGCTAAGGATGATGCAGAAAAAGAGAAGGTGCTGCCTGCTCCAGAGAAAAGAGGTCGTCAAACTGCAATATGGACTGAAATTAGACCATCCCTTCTGGCCATTGAAGATATGATGAGTACTCGCGTAAAGAAAGGCCGTTTATCTGAAGAAGAGCAAGAAACCAGTCGAGTAAAGCCACTATCTCTTGCAGAAGATGCTAGATTCAGTAAGGGATCATCAGAAGATGATTCTGAGGATGAATTTTTTTATGCTGAGAGATCTGACCCAGTTCGGGATGCCCCTACACTTGACAGAACCGGAACTATAACAGGTGCTGCTGCAAATGCAGCTCCTACAAAATCTTCATTTCCCTGGAAAGAAGAGTTGAAAGTTCTTGTCCGTGGTGGAGTACCAATGGCTCTTAGGGGAGAG ATTTGGCAAGCCTTTGTTGGTGTAAGGAGACGCCGAGTAGAAAATTATTACCAGAATCTGCTTGCCAATGAAACTAACTCTGGCAATAACACCAATCAAAAGAGCTACCAGTCAGATGGTAAGGGTTCAGCCACCAAGTCTGCATGTGGGCCTGAGAAATGGAAGGGGCAGATTGAGAAG GATTTGCCACGAACGTTCCCTGGTCACCCTGCTCTGGATGATGATGGTAGAAATGCTTTGCGACGTTTACTTACAGCCTATGCTCGACATAACCCCTCTGTTGGATACTGTCAG GCCATGAATTTCTTTGCTGCCTTTTTACTCCTCTTGATGCCTGAAGAAAATGCGTTCTG GACTTTGAAGGGTATTATCGATGAGTATTTTGATGGCTATTTCTCGGAGGAAATGATTGAGTCTCAG GTTGACCAACTTGTTTTTGAAGAGTTGGTGCGTGAGAGATTTCCAAAACTTGGTTTGTTTTTTCAATATTCGTCCTTTCTTGTGTTTGAAATTTCTCAGATGTTATCTTTCCATCATGTTTTTTTGGGCAGGCAGTTTATGATTGACAATTTCATGTTTATTGCAGTCAGTCATCTAGATCACCTGGGAGTACAAGTGGCGTGGGTTACTGGACCATGGTTCCTTTCCATTTTTATGAACATGCTTCCATGGGAAAGTG TGCTTCGAGTCTGGGATGTGTTCCTATTTGAAGGAAATCGTGTTATGCTGTTTAGGACAGCACTTGCTCTTATAGAGTTTTATG GCCCTGAATTGCTTACAACTAAGGATGCGGGAGATGCAGTTACTTTACTACAATCATTAGCTAGCTCAACATTTGACAGCAGTCAACTCGTATTGTCAGCTTGTATGGGTTACGAAAATGTAAATGAACAAGTATTACTTGAGTTAAGGGAGAAGCACCGGTCAGTTGTAAAAGCTGCAGTTGATGAAAGATTAAGGGGGCTTCAAATTTGGAGGGAATCACAGGGCCGGGCATCTAAGCTATATGGTTTTAAGCATGATTCTATGTCAGCGCTTAGGAAAACAAGTAAGACAGGAGAATTGGTTGATTCAAAAACTAATGGAGATCTTTCACGTTCCAAGTCCGAATCAATGAATGAGGATGAAAATCTTCTTTGTCTGACAGGAGATGCTAAGTCGGATTCTGTTCCAGATCTTCAACAGCAG GTTGTAGGGTTAAAGGTCGAGTTGTGCAGGTTGCTGGAAGAGAAAAGATCAGCTGTTCTCag ATCTGATGAACTGGAGACAGCATTGATGGAGATGGTTAAGCAGGACAATCGACGCCAATTATGTGCTAGG GTAGAGCAATTAGAGCAAGAAGTTGGTGAGCTTCGTAAGGCACTGTTTGAGAAGACTGAACAAGAAACTGCAATGCTTCAG ATCCTAATGCGAGTTGAGCAAGATCAAAAGGAAACAGAAGATGCTCGTAGATTTGCCGAACAAAATGCAGCCGCACAGAGATATTCTGTTGAAGTGCTTCGG GAAAAGTATGAAAAGGCCATTGCTGCGCTTGCTGAAATGGAGAAAAGAGCGGTAATGGCAGAATCAATGGTGGAGGCTACCTTACATTACCATTCTGGACAAAATAAAGCTCAGCCGTCTCTTTCTCTACG ATCACCCCAGCCAAATTCACCACCACGCAACAATCAAGAGCTACAACAAGAGAATCCTACCAGCAAGCTTAATTTACTTGCTCGACCATTTGTACTTGGCTGGCGCGACAGAATCAAG GGAAAGATCAGTAATGCTGATCGACCAAATGATGGGAAGTCCTCTAGTGAAGATCAGAATACTGCAACACAGCAGGAAACAAACATTAAGGAAAACAACGCCGGGAATACAGATGACAAGGAAGCAAATGGCAACGAAGTTCATG ttttttcTCGTATCATGTCTCTCAACTTTCAGAAGTCCACATCATGGAGGGAAGCATGGAAGTAA